TTCATCGCCGCCGCTCCTTCTAGAAGCGTGATGATGTCGAGTCCCATGACTGCTGCTGGGAGCAAACCAACTGCAGACAAAATCGAGAAGCGTCCACCTACACCATCGGGAACGGGGAATTTCTCTTGGCAACCGATTGCCGTTGAGAGGTCGAACAGCCGTCCGCTGGTTCCGGTCACAGGGACCACCAACTTGGCAGCAGCTTCGCGGCTTCCGGTCGATTTCTCGAGAGCGGCAAAAAACTGCCGGAATGCAACGGCTGTTTCAAGCGTTTCGCCACTCTTGCTGATCACCACAATGGCCCAGCGATCGTCGACACTCGTCGCTGGTTTGCTGCCGAGTAAATGGAGTAGACCTTGCGAAGAATCGTTGTCGATATTGTTCCCTTCGAAGTAGATGCGAGGGCATCCACCACGATCGGCCCGCGAGAGTTCGTTGTAATAGGGCTGGCAGCAACCTTCCATCAAAGCGCGAGCACCCATGTACGACCCGCCAATGCCGAGCACCACGACGCGGTCGACTTGCGACTTAAGCATGGCAGCGGTGGCCAGAATACGACCTAGTTCACTACCGGTTTTGTCGGCTTTGTACTCGGCCAGCAGTCGCTCGGGCATGGAGAAAAACGCGGCATCGAGTGGCTGTTTGTGCGCGGGGATCTGTTTGCTTGCATACTCCTTTTCATCGTCAACCAGCATCTCCTGACGGGCTCGCTCGAGCGAGGGAGCCAAATGCTCGAGATCGCGCGGGTCGATGCCATACTCTGGATGAAACGAACCAGTGGGATCGAACGAAAGGAGGGAGCGCGACGACATACGAGAGACTCCGGCGTTGGCAAACGGATGATCGAGGATAAGGGAGCGATGAATCGGCCGGCGCGGCGGGAGAGTTGCGGCGGACCATGCGTGTCAAAATACCCCTGGATGCTGCTGCTCGCCAGCGGTGCTAAGGGAACGAATGCCCCAAGACCTTCTGAGCCGCTGTCGTCAAAAGCGGGGGGCGAATTTGTGGGGCTCTTGTGTAAAGCGGCATTTCTGGTACGAACACCGAATGGGCAGCTGGCGAATCCAATCCAATTCGCTGATGCGATGCCACTGCGCACGCTGCTGTTTCTTCCGCACAAAATACAACTTCCTGCCGAAATATAAGGGATTCTGCTCCATGGACCTGCACGCTCTCACACGCGAATTGCATCAGAAAAATGGCTCGAAAATCGTCATGCTGGTGGCAGACGGTTTGGGTGGCTTGCCCATGACAGCCGGGGGCAAGACCGAACTCGAGACCGCCAAAACGCCGAATCTCGACGCGCTTGCCAGCCGCGGTGTGCAAGGCGCAAGCATTCCTGTAGCTCCCGGCATCAGCCCCGGCAGTGGCCCTGGTCACTTGGGGCTTTTTGGCTACGACCCGATTAAGTATGTCATCGGTCGCGGTGCACTTGAGGCGACTGGTATCGGTTTTGCCATGCAGCCCGGCGATGTAGCTGCTCGTGGAAACTTCTGCACGCTCGACACCGAAGGGAAGATCTCGGATCGTCGCGCCGGACGTATTGCTTCCGAAGAGAGCGCTCCGCTGGCGATTCGCTTACGTGAAGTGAAGATTCCAGGCGTCGAGATTTTTGTTGAGCCCGTTAAAGAACATCGCTTTGTGGTTGTGTTCCGTGGTGCGGGACTCGAAGGGAACGTGAAAGACACCGATCCCCAGGCTGTTGGCGCATTTCCACTCAAGCCCGTCGCTGTTGATGCTGGAAGTGCCAAGACAGCCGCAATTGCCGCTGAATTCGTGGCTCAAGCTACCAAGCTGCTGGCAGGAGAAAAGAAAGCCAACGGACTAACACTTCGTGGTTTCTCGGGCCGTCCTGATCTGCCGACCTACGAAGAAGTGTACGGGCTGAAGGCTGCCGCGATTGCGGTCTATCCGATGTACAAAGGACTGGCGCAGCTTGTCGGCATGAAGATTGTGGGGAAGGCTCAAACGTTGAAGGAGCAGGTGCAGATCCTGACCGATGAGTGGAACAACTATGATTTCTTCTTCCTGCACTTTAAGTACACCGATAGCACCGGCGAAGATGGAAATTTTGATGCGAAGGTTAAGCGAATCGAAGAACTCGATGCCGTGATGCCAGCTATCGAAAACCTGAAACCCGATGTATTGATTGTGACTGGCGACCACAGCACGCCGAGCTATTTGAAGAGCCACAGCTGGCATCCAGTCCCCACGCTGCTGGTGAGCGATTGCTGCCGTCCCGACGGTAATACGTCGTTTGGTGAATCGTCGAGTATCCGTGGCGGGCTCGGTCAGTTCGAAGCCAAATACTTGATGGCTCTGGCACTCAGCAATGCGGGTCGCATGGGTAAGTACGGGGCGTAGTCGATCGCCAAGGCGATCGCGATGTCAGCGGGGGCGTCTGAATCACAGGCCCCCATTGCCACTTCGATTTACTTTACGAGTCTCGCGCTGAGCCAGTTGGCAAGATCTCGAGTATCTCCTTCGTCGGAAAAGTCGACGATCAGCGCGATGCGGAGTTTGTTCTCGAGGGGTATGGAGATGGGCGTTGGAGCCTCTCCGCCACGAATGATTTTGCTTTCAAAAGCCGGTTGGAATTTTCCATCTTCGCCGGCCAGCAACACTTTGAAGATCACGCTTCCACGACCATCGGTGCTGTCGTCGAGGGCGAGTTCTGCTTCGAACTTCTTCCACGAGCGATCGATCTCGTATACCACGCTTGACGCGCTGTGAACTCCAATTCCTTTTCGATAGAGAGTGCCCTGCGCGCGAAGTGGCTGACCCATTGCATTCAAGTTGAATAGCGTCGGCCACACGGTGGTGAGCAGTGGAATGTGGCGCGCCAAAATCGGCTTTTGATCCGAGAGATACGAGATGCGAGGGGAATCAGACTCGATCATCTCGACGAGTGAATAGGGAGTGGGCTCCACTTGTTCACTGCGAGAGCCAGCGGTGGACAACGTGGCTCCCGAGACCAGCGTGAAGTTCAGTTTGCCATCGCGGTTCTCGATGGAACGGACGTTTAGAAGTGAACCATCGATGAGGGAAACCCAAGCTCTTTTTTGCTCTTCAACTACATCCGTTACCGGCAGTTTCCCGCGCGAAGCAAAAACGATCGCCAGCACTTTCGACGCCGGGATATCGATTTGTCTCGCATCGGCTGTTAGTTGCACCTGCACCACGTCGCTGGCGGGAGTCTGCGAAGCTTCTGCGGTTAGGTTGGGGAGCTTGATAACCGTGCCTGCGATCGACTCGCCTCCCGAAAGAAGAATGAGATCGCTTGGCGCGCTGTGGTCAGTTGCCTGCTTGCGGAGTTGGGCTCGCGTCGATCGTTCGAGGGGTAGTCGAAAAAAGATGGCACGGACGTCTCGTTTTTCTAGGAGTGTTTGCTCCCAGAACGATCGGTCGAGACCAGCTGAGTCTCCCAAAAGCAACTGATTGGCTTCGAGCCGCAGCACATCCGCGACAAGCTCGCTCTGATCGTTCAAAACAACGAGAGAGGTGGGGAGTCGATCGCGACGTTCGCCCCAGCGGACAAGATCGCGGCTGCTGGTGACGATCGCGCGATCGCCTTGACGAAGCGAGATGTTGAGTTCGCCATCGATAGAAAGGAGTGAGCCGCTCACAGGGGGATCATCGATTCGAATCGCGGTCCGTTCGACGGCCTGCGCAGAAAGCGTGCTCGGCGCGATGGCTGCGAAGGAGAGCATCGCCAGAAGCGATACCATCCACCATCGGGCAGAAGAAATCGGTCGCCAGTTCATGGAACTACCGCTGAAAGATCGGCAGGTAGTTGTTGGGCATCTGCAAAATTATGCAGGCCATGGCAGTGCCGTATTCCGAGCAAATCAGATCGAGCCACGAGCCGTCGGGCTGCTGCTGTTTGAGCAGAACATCGTGCACAGCGGGATACCAGCGTTGCCAGTATTGTCCACCAGCTTGCCACATCGCTTGCACACCGTAGTAGTGACCATAGAGTGCGTGAGTATCGCGGCTGAGGTCTTCTTGACGCGGCATGTTTTGCATCAGGTAATCGAGACCTTTGCGGATCTCATCCCCCGAGTAGATGCCCGCGCTATAAAGCGCCACGACACCGGCGGCCGAACGTGGAAATCGGCTAGGGCCACCTTGCAACATGTACATGAACCCGCCATCGGCGTTTTGGCTTCGCTTGACATAATCGACACAGCGGTCGATTGTCTCGCTCGGCACATAGATCCCTGCATTGCGTGCTGCGCGAAGCGCCATCACCTGACAAATAGTGACAGAG
This window of the Pirellula staleyi DSM 6068 genome carries:
- a CDS encoding 2,3-bisphosphoglycerate-independent phosphoglycerate mutase is translated as MDLHALTRELHQKNGSKIVMLVADGLGGLPMTAGGKTELETAKTPNLDALASRGVQGASIPVAPGISPGSGPGHLGLFGYDPIKYVIGRGALEATGIGFAMQPGDVAARGNFCTLDTEGKISDRRAGRIASEESAPLAIRLREVKIPGVEIFVEPVKEHRFVVVFRGAGLEGNVKDTDPQAVGAFPLKPVAVDAGSAKTAAIAAEFVAQATKLLAGEKKANGLTLRGFSGRPDLPTYEEVYGLKAAAIAVYPMYKGLAQLVGMKIVGKAQTLKEQVQILTDEWNNYDFFFLHFKYTDSTGEDGNFDAKVKRIEELDAVMPAIENLKPDVLIVTGDHSTPSYLKSHSWHPVPTLLVSDCCRPDGNTSFGESSSIRGGLGQFEAKYLMALALSNAGRMGKYGA
- a CDS encoding NPCBM/NEW2 domain-containing protein — translated: MLSFAAIAPSTLSAQAVERTAIRIDDPPVSGSLLSIDGELNISLRQGDRAIVTSSRDLVRWGERRDRLPTSLVVLNDQSELVADVLRLEANQLLLGDSAGLDRSFWEQTLLEKRDVRAIFFRLPLERSTRAQLRKQATDHSAPSDLILLSGGESIAGTVIKLPNLTAEASQTPASDVVQVQLTADARQIDIPASKVLAIVFASRGKLPVTDVVEEQKRAWVSLIDGSLLNVRSIENRDGKLNFTLVSGATLSTAGSRSEQVEPTPYSLVEMIESDSPRISYLSDQKPILARHIPLLTTVWPTLFNLNAMGQPLRAQGTLYRKGIGVHSASSVVYEIDRSWKKFEAELALDDSTDGRGSVIFKVLLAGEDGKFQPAFESKIIRGGEAPTPISIPLENKLRIALIVDFSDEGDTRDLANWLSARLVK